The Stigmatopora argus isolate UIUO_Sarg chromosome 23, RoL_Sarg_1.0, whole genome shotgun sequence genome contains a region encoding:
- the camk1da gene encoding calcium/calmodulin-dependent protein kinase type 1D isoform X2 produces the protein MARENGDTGGGETWKKQVDDIKKMFDLKEVLGTGAFSEVVLAQEKLTGRMFAVKCIPKKALKGKESSIENEIAVLRRIKHENIVALEDIYESPDHLYLIMQLVSGGELFDRIVEKGFYTEKDASALIRQVLDAVNYLHNMGIVHRDLKPENLLYFNPQGGSKIMISDFGLSKMEGCGNVMSTACGTPGYVAPEVLAQKPYSKAVDCWSIGVIAYILLCGYPPFYDENDSKLFEQILKADYEFDTPYWDDISDSAKDFISNLMEKDPTKRFTCDQALRHPWIAGDTALCKNIHESVSRQIRKNFAKSKWRQAFNATVVVRHMRRLQLGSSAASAVDASNSRPSQKPAPGQGQAGENRVAPSQTSSFDNLAATRKECVPAAVTPCSLASAAASPTAGSELSRPHPSAVPAPVLAETK, from the exons ATGGCTCGGGAGAACGGAGACACCGGCGGGGGAGAGACGTGGAAGAAGCAGGTCGACGACATCAAGAAGATGTTCGATTTGAAGGAAGTCCTCGGGAC AGGAGCCTTTTCCGAGGTGGTCCTGGCCCAGGAGAAGCTGACGGGTCGGATGTTTGCGGTGAAATGCATCCCAAAAAAGGCCCTGAAGGGGAAAGAGAGCAGCATCGAGAACGAGATCGCCGTGCTGAGGAG GATCAAGCATGAAAATATCGTGGCGCTGGAGGACATCTATGAGAGTCCAGATCACCTTTACCTGATTATGCAACT GGTGTCTGGTGGCGAGCTCTTTGACAGAATCGTGGAAAAAGGTTTTTACACTGAGAAAGATGCGAGTGCGCTCATCCGGCAAGTTCTGGATGCTGTCAACTATCTGCACAACATGGGCATCGTGCATCGAGACCTCAAG cCAGAGAACCTGTTGTATTTTAATCCCCAAGGTGGTTCAAAGATCATGATCAGTGACTTTGGTCTTTCCAAGATGGAAGGTTGCGGTAACGTCATGTCTACTGCCTGCGGCACACCAGGATACGTCG CGCCAGAAGTTCTTGCTCAGAAGCCCTACAGCAAAGCAGTGGACTGCTGGTCTATTGGAGTCATCGCGTATATTCT GTTGTGTGGTTACCCCCCTTTTTACGACGAGAACGACTCCAAGCTGTTCGAACAGATCCTCAAAGCCGATTACGAGTTTGACACGCCGTACTGGGATGACATATCTGACTCTG CCAAGGATTTCATCAGCAATCTGATGGAAAAAGATCCAACCAAGCGCTTCACCTGCGACCAGGCCCTGCGACACCCCTG GATCGCCGGGGACACGGCGCTCTGCAAGAACATCCACGAGTCCGTCAGCCGACAAATCAGGAAGAACTTCGCCAAGAGCAAATGGAGG CAAGCGTTCAACGCCACAGTAGTGGTTCGCCACATGAGGCGGCTGCAGCTCGGAAGCAGCGCGGCCAGCGCCGTGGACGCCTCCAACAGCAGGCCGAGTCAGAAGCCGGCGCCGGGGCAGGGCCAGGCGGGGGAAAACCGGGTGGCGCCTAGCCAGACTTCGTCCTTTGATAACTTGGCGGCGACACGCAAGGAAT GTGTCCCCGCAGCGGTCACCCCCTGCAGCCTGGCCTCGGCAGCCGCCTCCCCCACGGCGGGGTCCGAGCTGAGTCGACCGCACCCTTCGGCGGTACCCGCCCCAGTGCTGGCGGAGACCAAGTGA
- the camk1da gene encoding calcium/calmodulin-dependent protein kinase type 1D isoform X1: MVAMARENGDTGGGETWKKQVDDIKKMFDLKEVLGTGAFSEVVLAQEKLTGRMFAVKCIPKKALKGKESSIENEIAVLRRIKHENIVALEDIYESPDHLYLIMQLVSGGELFDRIVEKGFYTEKDASALIRQVLDAVNYLHNMGIVHRDLKPENLLYFNPQGGSKIMISDFGLSKMEGCGNVMSTACGTPGYVAPEVLAQKPYSKAVDCWSIGVIAYILLCGYPPFYDENDSKLFEQILKADYEFDTPYWDDISDSAKDFISNLMEKDPTKRFTCDQALRHPWIAGDTALCKNIHESVSRQIRKNFAKSKWRQAFNATVVVRHMRRLQLGSSAASAVDASNSRPSQKPAPGQGQAGENRVAPSQTSSFDNLAATRKECVPAAVTPCSLASAAASPTAGSELSRPHPSAVPAPVLAETK; encoded by the exons TCGCCATGGCTCGGGAGAACGGAGACACCGGCGGGGGAGAGACGTGGAAGAAGCAGGTCGACGACATCAAGAAGATGTTCGATTTGAAGGAAGTCCTCGGGAC AGGAGCCTTTTCCGAGGTGGTCCTGGCCCAGGAGAAGCTGACGGGTCGGATGTTTGCGGTGAAATGCATCCCAAAAAAGGCCCTGAAGGGGAAAGAGAGCAGCATCGAGAACGAGATCGCCGTGCTGAGGAG GATCAAGCATGAAAATATCGTGGCGCTGGAGGACATCTATGAGAGTCCAGATCACCTTTACCTGATTATGCAACT GGTGTCTGGTGGCGAGCTCTTTGACAGAATCGTGGAAAAAGGTTTTTACACTGAGAAAGATGCGAGTGCGCTCATCCGGCAAGTTCTGGATGCTGTCAACTATCTGCACAACATGGGCATCGTGCATCGAGACCTCAAG cCAGAGAACCTGTTGTATTTTAATCCCCAAGGTGGTTCAAAGATCATGATCAGTGACTTTGGTCTTTCCAAGATGGAAGGTTGCGGTAACGTCATGTCTACTGCCTGCGGCACACCAGGATACGTCG CGCCAGAAGTTCTTGCTCAGAAGCCCTACAGCAAAGCAGTGGACTGCTGGTCTATTGGAGTCATCGCGTATATTCT GTTGTGTGGTTACCCCCCTTTTTACGACGAGAACGACTCCAAGCTGTTCGAACAGATCCTCAAAGCCGATTACGAGTTTGACACGCCGTACTGGGATGACATATCTGACTCTG CCAAGGATTTCATCAGCAATCTGATGGAAAAAGATCCAACCAAGCGCTTCACCTGCGACCAGGCCCTGCGACACCCCTG GATCGCCGGGGACACGGCGCTCTGCAAGAACATCCACGAGTCCGTCAGCCGACAAATCAGGAAGAACTTCGCCAAGAGCAAATGGAGG CAAGCGTTCAACGCCACAGTAGTGGTTCGCCACATGAGGCGGCTGCAGCTCGGAAGCAGCGCGGCCAGCGCCGTGGACGCCTCCAACAGCAGGCCGAGTCAGAAGCCGGCGCCGGGGCAGGGCCAGGCGGGGGAAAACCGGGTGGCGCCTAGCCAGACTTCGTCCTTTGATAACTTGGCGGCGACACGCAAGGAAT GTGTCCCCGCAGCGGTCACCCCCTGCAGCCTGGCCTCGGCAGCCGCCTCCCCCACGGCGGGGTCCGAGCTGAGTCGACCGCACCCTTCGGCGGTACCCGCCCCAGTGCTGGCGGAGACCAAGTGA